The DNA region GCGCCCCCCGTTCACGGCGGGCGTGTCGGCCAGCCCGAAGAGTTCCTGCAACTTCACCGCCAGGATGGGCGGGCTGCCGTCCGCGCGGTACTCCAGCCGCACCCGGCTGCCGCTGGGCACCGTGAGGTGCGTGGGCGCCAGCTCGTCCAGCTGCGGCGGCAGCGGCCAGGGCAGCAGCGCCTGCAGGGCCGGCAGCAGCGGCACACGCGCCAGGTCCGCACGGGACCGCACGCCGCCCAGGTGCGGGGCGAGCCACCCCTCCAGGGTGTCCAGCAGCGCCTGACCAGACAGGTCCGGCCAGTTCTCGCCGGGGCGCCAGGCGCGCAGGGCCTGCACCCGGGCCCGCCAGCCCTCCACGTCCGCCGTCCAGGACAGCACGCCCAGCCCCTCAGCCCGCACCGCGCCGATCAGGGCCGCCTCGCGCAGCGCGGCAGGCACCTCCGCGAGTGGCGCGGTCTCCAGCACCAGCGCCCCCACCCGCTTCTCCCGCTGCGCGACCAGGACCCCGGCCCGGCTGTCCCAGCGCACCACGTCCGCCCACACCGCGCGGGCCTCCAGGGCCGCCGGGTCCAGGGGGGCGGCCAGGAACACCCGGCCCTCGGCGCCCGACGCGTCCAGGTGCGCGACCGCCAGCGTCCGCTCATGGGCCAGCGGGTCGCCGTCCGGGACCACGACGCCCTGCCCGCCGGACAGCAGGAAGCGGCCCGGGAGCCGGGCGGCGCCGCCGGAGCCGCGGGCGAGCGCCACTCGCTCCGGGTAGGCGCGCGCGACCAGTTCGCCCACGTCCGCGTGAACGGGAGCGTCCGGCCCGGCCGGCACGTCCAGCAGGCGCCGCCACTGCCGGCTGAGGCGTTCCGCACGCTCCAGCACCCCCAGGTCCGCCCCAGCCCGGCGGGCCGCGTCCCGCCCGCCCGCCCGCCACGCGCGCAGCGCGGCCACGCGGTCGGTCAGGTCCGCGCCGGCCTCGCGGGGCAGCGGATCGCGTTCCTCCAGCAGCGCCGCCACGTCCGCCGCCAGGGCCCCCAGTCCGGGCGCGGTCAGCAAGTGCGCCAGCCGGGGGTGCGTGGGGAAGCGCAGGAGGGAGGCGCCCTCCGGGGTGATCCGCCCCGCGTCGTCCAGCGCGGCCAGGGAGCGCAGCAGCGTCCGCGCGGAGTCCAGGCGGTGCGCGGGCGGCGCGTCCAGCCAGGGGAGCGCCGCGTCCACCGCGCCCCACTGCGCGAGTTCCAGGGTCAGGGGCGTAAGGTCCGCCTCCAGGATTTCCGGGGCGCGCGCGGCCGGCAGCAGGGCGTGCGTGCGCTCGGACCACAGGCGGTACGCCACGCCGGGCGCC from Deinococcus ficus includes:
- the hrpB gene encoding ATP-dependent helicase HrpB; amino-acid sequence: MLFSEALPVREIVEPLRAALATHPLVVVQAPPGAGKSTALPLDLLQEPWLAGQRVIMLQPRRVAARAVAARLAEALGEEVGGTVGSRVRFESRVSAATRLEVVTEGILTRRLQRDPELAGVGLVILDEFHERSLNADLALALLREVQGALRDDLRVLVMSATLDPALPERLGAPLVESAGRSYPVDVRYLPQDPAGRIEPVAARAVRQALAEQEGDALVFLPGVREIRGTADLLEDVDAVVLPLYGDLPLPEQARALRPDPAGRRKVVLSTAIAETSLTIQGVRAVVDGGLTRTQVFDPVSGLGRMVTGRVTRDAATQRAGRAGRTAPGVAYRLWSERTHALLPAARAPEILEADLTPLTLELAQWGAVDAALPWLDAPPAHRLDSARTLLRSLAALDDAGRITPEGASLLRFPTHPRLAHLLTAPGLGALAADVAALLEERDPLPREAGADLTDRVAALRAWRAGGRDAARRAGADLGVLERAERLSRQWRRLLDVPAGPDAPVHADVGELVARAYPERVALARGSGGAARLPGRFLLSGGQGVVVPDGDPLAHERTLAVAHLDASGAEGRVFLAAPLDPAALEARAVWADVVRWDSRAGVLVAQREKRVGALVLETAPLAEVPAALREAALIGAVRAEGLGVLSWTADVEGWRARVQALRAWRPGENWPDLSGQALLDTLEGWLAPHLGGVRSRADLARVPLLPALQALLPWPLPPQLDELAPTHLTVPSGSRVRLEYRADGSPPILAVKLQELFGLADTPAVNGGRTPVLLHLLSPAGRPVQVTQDLRSFWNSSYFEVRKDLRGRYPKHPWPDDPWTHAPTRHVKRRLS